The Arachis hypogaea cultivar Tifrunner chromosome 16, arahy.Tifrunner.gnm2.J5K5, whole genome shotgun sequence genome contains a region encoding:
- the LOC112697560 gene encoding probable WRKY transcription factor 40, with protein sequence MDEKVEALQVELQRVKEENSALRLMFEVLSNKFKSLQSQIQDINKESEQIIGFNNSMPIVDSTNCKRPRLEFPTAKRPLQIFVRTNPKDDTLMIRDGYQWRKYGQKVTKDNVSPRAYFRCSMAPSCPAKKKVQKCIHDKSILVATYDGEHNHAAIQDSSMPSSSTPKGSVANKNNNNNSKNNNDLPLPILENYKKWSHQTDSIRLYCDDVTMQKSNTKIEEYANSLIKDPEFTAALAEAVARTITGQSKEQDLNLNLGFQQGDEN encoded by the exons ATGGATGAAAAG GTGGAAGCTCTTCAAGTGGAATTGCAACGAGTGAAAGAGGAGAATAGTGCTCTAAGATTGATGTTTGAGGTtctaagcaacaaattcaaaagccTTCAATCCCAAATTCAAGATATAAACAAGGAATCAGAGCAAATAATAGGCTTCAATAATTCAATGCCTATTGTTGACTCAACAAATTGCAAGAGACCAAGACTAGAGTTTCCGACAGCTAAAAGGCCATTGCAAATCTTTGTCAGAACCAACCCCAAGGATGATACTTTG ATGATAAGAGATGGATATCAATGGAGGAAGTATGGACAGAAGGTTACCAAAGACAATGTTTCACCAAGAGCCTACTTCAGGTGTTCCATGGCCCCTAGTTGCCCAGCCAAGAAGaag GTGCAAAAATGCATACATGACAAGTCTATATTAGTTGCAACTTATGATGGAGAGCACAACCATGCTGCAATTCAAGATTCTTCAATGCCTTCTTCATCCACTCCCAAAGGCTCAGTggctaataaaaataacaataataatagtaaaaataataatgatttaCCTCTTCCAAtcttagaaaattataaaaaatggtCTCATCAAACAGATTCAATAAGACTATATTGTGATGATGTTACTATGCAAAAAAGTAACaccaaaattgaagaatatgCAAATTCCTTAATCAAAGATCCTGAGTTCACTGCAGCATTGGCTGAAGCAGTTGCACGCACCATCACTGGTCAGAGTAAGGAACAAGACCTAAACCTCAATTTGGGGTTCCAGCAGGGTGATGAAAACTGA
- the LOC112697559 gene encoding formin-like protein 18, translated as MAMFRKFFYKKPPDGLLEISERVYVFDYCFTTDLMDDDEHKVHIRGTIEQLCDHFPEASYMVFNMREGENQSQISNILNDYDMTVMDYPRQYEGCPILTMEMIHHFLRSCENWLQLGLQNIVLMHCERGGWPVLAFMLAAFLIYRKQFTGELKTLEMIYKQAPRELLQLMSPLNPLPSQLRYLQYISRRNVGSEWPPLDRAVTLDCVIIRIIPNMDGEGGCRPIFRIYGQDPFMAADRTPKVLFSTPKRSKFVRHYKQADTELVKIDIHCHVQGDVVLECITLENDLDREKMMFRVMFNTGFIRSNILMLNRDDLDILWDTKDDFPKDFRVEILFSDMETKSSVISIDLPYLEEKDGLPIEAFAKAKKIFSHVDWLDTNIEVASVLQQITGSNIFLEKLDGAVSPKMSHLRKDSSPRGFKFDSKTQVGVKSPDSTFEGKLAMSSLKSGDASVEKKVEAFESMVSQEHNIKTPTHMGQGYQPIPTIGVSAHSDATWKEMKSVESKEPMENNTEFPTSMIQGKQSTHLIGPSTVAKSNAKLENDTMHPTSLAQSIQSISTPTDANSALLESSKKDTESLKSPALLENDRRSKLEPQKMPESDLNRSTSAVQGTIPTSSIESPINAPMQKKIDSLEEPHSVPASDIKTHTSVGLRTHLTPSRDSSSAIAQVESLETNALSENDTKYPLCIAREKQSIQVTKSVVANSNKEEVRELEAKMLSDIDSKSLTSIVQRKQDSPLPEPRIGSKFSASIAQGKQSIPSIEPCMYANSMEKKIEPLESMMKNTESLESKALLKNEAKILTSAQEKQSIPLIEPSINANSMEKIRPLESMVKDTESSVSTASLKSETKSSKSMAQEKQSIPLIEPSTDAKSMEKKKDIKPLESNSSIKSDVKSSTSMAQEEQSIPLIEPSQDVNSIKARESMTLSETVTKSLPFTDQRKQHSPSLEPPVDATSSKKMTESNELQVPLQFPKIISPQVHQAIRPAPAPGSPSAITRFPSSSSALGIMSVLQDDAPKDMKEEVTHAVKSPLSGSMSPPDSKVSKSAEHSPEHILHTSPVKPSVDAVATIEKTFGLNAPVVSPSRSPSTPSSPPQSEPFAKSIQTTDIHNLHPSHPPPPPHATPSIPKTSSSIVKDSFKSPSPLPPPPPPPPPPSLTRQSSLSSADGPLSMNKAAAMPIRLAPPPLSTGQTSSSSIPPPPPPMSGLPPSAVSHPPAPPPPPVPSGTTPSPPISLAPPPPPPSASASANVPPVPPPPLPNGLTRSGSLSSQANANVAPVPGPPPVPGPPPVPGLPGVPGPPAAPGPPGKGRGLLRANSKGICTKKSNLKPYHWLKLTRVMQGSLWAETQKLDEASRTPEFDMSELESLFSATAPNSDANEGKSTLRSGQKVDKVQLIELRRAYNCEIMLSKVKIPLADLMSSVLALDESALDIDQVENLIKFCPTKEEMELLKNYTGDKEHLGRCEQFFLELMKVPRVENKLRVFSFKIQFNSQVSELKRDLNIVNSASEEIRSSVKLKRIMQTILSLGNALNHGTARGSALGFRLDSLLKLTDTRARNNKMTLMHYLCKVISKKLPDLLEFPQGLVNLEASTKIQLKYLAEEMQAISKGLEKVVQELTASENDGPVSVNFCQILKEFLSNGEAEVRALAQLYANVGRNADALALYFGEDPARVPFEQVVSTLLNFVRMFVKAHEENCKQMESDKKKAEKEAENEKVKITHKESENVMHPAIKSADINSTDAFS; from the exons ATGGCAATGTTCCGCAAGTTCTTCTATAAGAAGCCCCCAGATGGGCTTCTAGAAATCAGTGAGAGGGTTTATG TCTTTGATTATTGCTTTACGACTGATCTTATGGATGACGATGAACATAAAGTGCATATAAGGGGGACAATCGAGCAACTTTGTGATCACTTCCCTGAAGCTTCATATATGGTGTTCAACATGCGGGAGGGAGAAAATCAAAGCCAGATTTCTAACATTTTGAATGATTATGATATGACTGTGATGGACTATCCTCGACAGTATGAAGGTTGCCCAATACTTACCATGGAGATGATCCACCATTTCCTGAGATCATGTGAAAACTGGCTTCAGCTTGGGCTACAAAATATTGTCTTAATGCATTGTGAACGAGGTGGATGGCCCGTTTTAGCATTTATGCTAGCCGCTTTCTTGATTTATAGAAAGCAATTTACAGGAGAGCTGAAAACATTAGAAATGATATACAAGCAAGCTCCGAGGGAACTTTTGCAATTGATGTCACCATTGAATCCACTGCCTTCACAATTGAGGTATCTTCAATATATATCAAGAAGAAATGTTGGTTCAGAATGGCCTCCTCTAGATAGAGCAGTTACATTGGACTGTGTAATTATAAGAATCATTCCTAATATGGATGGAGAGGGTGGTTGCCGTCCTATATTTCGGATATATGGACAGGACCCTTTTATGGCAGCTGATCGGACTCCCAAAGTTCTTTTTTCGACTCCCAAAAGGAGCAAATTTGTTCGGCATTATAAGCAG GCTGATACAGAACTGGTTAAGATTGACATACATTGTCATGTTCAAGGGGATGTCGTTCTTGAGTGTATTACTCTAGAAAATGATTTGGATCGTGAAAAAATGATGTTTCGTGTGATGTTTAATACAGGATTCATAAGGTCAAATATTTTGATGCTTAACCGTGATGACCTTGACATATTATGGGATACTAAAGATGACTTCCCaaaagattttagagtagag ATTCTTTTCTCGGATATGGAAACAAAATCTTCTGTTATTTCAATTGATCTGCCTTATCTTGAGGAGAAGGATGGCCTACCGATTGAAGCATTTGCTAAGGctaaaaaaattttcagccaTGTTGACTGGCTCGACACAAATATTGAGGTAGCATCTGTGCTACAACAAATCACAGGATCAAATATCTTTTTGGAAAAATTGGATGGTGCAGTTTCTCCCAAAATGAGCCATTTGCGAAAGGATTCATCGCCTAGAGGATTTAAATTTGATTCCAAGACACAAGTCGGTGTGAAGAGTCCTGACTCCACATTTGAGGGGAAACTTGCTATGTCCTCACTCAAATCTGGAGATGCTTCTGTAGAAAAAAAGGTAGAAGCATTTGAATCAATGGTGTCGCAAGAACATAACATCAAGACTCCTACTCATATGGGTCAGGGGTACCAACCTATTCCCACAATTGGAGTCTCAGCACATTCAGATGCTACTTGGAAGGAAATGAAGTCAGTAGAATCAAAGGAACCAATGGAAAATAACACCGAGTTTCCTACATCTATGATTCAAGGGAAACAATCAACTCACTTAATCGGACCATCTACGGTTGCAAAATCCAATGCAAAGTTGGAAAATGACACCATGCATCCTACATCTTTGGCTCAAAGCATACAATCTATTTCCACACCAACTGATGCAAATTCAGCACTGTTGGAATCAAGCAAAAAGGATACTGAATCATTAAAGTCACCGGCATTGTTGGAAAATGATAGAAGATCTAAACTTGAACCACAGAAGATGCCAGAAAGTGATTTGAACAGATCCACTTCTGCAGTTCAGGGGACAATTCCTACTTCATCAATTGAATCACCCATCAATGCTCCTATGCAAAAGAAGATAGATTCACTGGAAGAACCACACTCAGTTCCGGCAAGTGACATTAAGACTCACACTTCAGTGGGTCTGAGGACACATCTCACTCCCTCAAGAGATTCAAGTTCTGCTATTGCACAGGTTGAATCATTAGAAACAAACGCATTATCGGAAAACGATACCAAGTATCCTCTATGTATAGCTCGGGAGAAACAGTCTATTCAAGTAACCAAATCCGTGGTTGCAAACTCAAACAAGGAGGAGGTTAGGGAATTGGAAGCAAAGATGTTGTCAGATATTGATTCCAAGAGTCTCACATCCATAGTTCAGAGGAAACAAGATAGTCCTTTACCTGAACCACGCATTGGCAGTAAGTTTTCTGCTTCAATTGCTCAGGGGAAACAGTCTATTCCCTCAATTGAACCGTGTATGTATGCTAATTCAATGGAAAAGAAGATTGAACCACTAGAGTCAATGATGAAGAATACTGAATCATTAGAATCGAAGGCATTGCTTAAAAATGAGGCGAAGATATTGACATCGGCTCAGGAGAAACAGTCTATTCCATTGATTGAACCATCTATCAATGCTAATTCTATGGAAAAGATTAGACCATTAGAGTCCATGGTAAAGGATACGGAATCATCAGTGTCGACGGCGTCACTCAAAAGTGAGACCAAGAGCTCGAAATCTATGGCTCAGGAGAAACAATCTATTCCGTTGATTGAACCATCTACTGATGCTAAGTCAATGGAAAAGAAGAAGGATATTAAACCATTAGAAtcaaattcatcaattaaaaGTGATGTAAAGAGTTCGACATCTATGGCTCAGGAGGAACAGTCtattcccttgattgaaccatcCCAGGATGTAAATTCAATCAAGGCCCGAGAGTCAATGACGTTATCAGAAACCGTTACTAAGAGTCTCCCATTTACAGATCAGAGGAAACAACATAGTCCCTCACTTGAGCCACCTGTCGATGCAACCTCAAGTAAAAAGATGACTGAATCTAATGAATTGCAGGTTCCTTTACAGTTTCCTAAAATCATATCTCCACAGGTGCATCAAGCAATTCGACCAGCTCCAGCACCAGGTTCACCCTCAGCTATCACAAGATTTCCGAGTTCATCATCAGCTCTTGGAATAATGTCTGTGTTGCAGGATGATGCACCAAAGGATATGAAAGAAGAAGTCACACATGCAGTGAAATCTCCTCTGTCCGGTAGTATGTCTCCCCCGGACTCCAAGGTGTCGAAATCGGCAGAGCATAGTCCTGAACATATTTTGCATACATCACCAGTAAAACCTTCGGTGGATGCTGTTGCGACCATAGAGAAGACTTTTGGGCTCAATGCTCCTGTGGTTTCTCCTTCCCGTTCTCCATCTACACCTTCATCACCACCTCAAAGTGAGCCTTTTGCAAAATCAATACAAACTACTGATATCCATAACCTCCATCCTTCCCAtccccctcctcctcctcatgCAACCCCTTCCATTCCCAAAACATCATCTTCCATTGTCAAAGATTCATTTAAAAGTCCGTCTCCTctgcctcctcctcctcctcctcctccacctccATCTTTAACTAGACAGTCCTCATTATCTTCAGCTGATGGCCCCTTGAGTATGAACAAGGCTGCTGCTATGCCTATTCGACTTGCCCCACCTCCTCTGTCAACTGGACAGACATCATCATCTTCaatacctcctcctcctcctcctatgTCTGGACTTCCTCCTTCTGCAGTGTCTCATCCCCCTGCCCCACCTCCTCCTCCTGTTCCTTCGGGCACCACACCTAGTCCTCCTATATCACTggctccacctccacctcctccCTCAGCTTCTGCATCTGCAAATGTTCCACCTGTACCCCCACCTCCACTTCCAAATGGATTGACAAGATCTGGCTCTTTGTCATCACAAGCTAATGCTAATGTGGCTCCAGTTCCTGGACCGCCTCCAGTTCCTGGACCGCCTCCAGTTCCCGGACTGCCTGGGGTTCCTGGACCGCCTGCAGCCCCTGGGCCGCCTGGGAAAGGACGTGGCCTGTTGCGAGCAAATTCCAAAGGTATCTGTACTAAAAAGAGCAATCTGAAACCTTACCATTGGTTAAAGTTAACAAGGGTCATGCAAGGAAGTTTATGGGCTGAGACTCAAAAACTTGATGAAGCTTCAAG GACTCCAGAGTTTGACATGTCAGAACTGGAGTCTCTTTTCTCTGCAACTGCTCCAAATTCTGATGCAAACGAAGGAAAATCAACTCTACGTTCTGGACAGAAAGTGGATAAAGTCCAACTG ATTGAACTCAGGCGTGCATATAACTGTGAGATCATGCTTTCAAAAGTCAAAATACCCTTGGCTGATCTAATG AGCTCTGTGCTAGCATTGGATGAATCGGCATTAGATATTGATCAGGTTGAAAACCTCATCAAGTTCTGCCCAACCAAGGAAGAGATGGAGCTGCTCAAG AACTATACTGGAGATAAGGAGCACTTAGGAAGGTGTGAACAG TTCTTCTTGGAATTAATGAAAGTACCCAGAGTGGAAAACAAGCTAAGAGTTTTCTCTTTTAAGATTCAATTCAACTCTCAG GTTTCAGAACTCAAGAGAGACTTGAATATTGTGAACAGTGCATCCGAAGAG ATCAGGAGTTCAGTCAAGTTGAAAAGAATCATGCAGACCATTCTTTCTCTTGGCAATGCTTTGAACCACGGAACTGCAAGAG GTTCTGCACTTGGATTTCGATTGGATAGTCTCCTTAAACTCACTGATACACGTGCCAGGAACAACAAGATGACTCTTATGCATTATCTTTGTAAG GTGATTTCTAAAAAGCTTCCAGATCTTTTAGAATTCCCCCAAGGCCTAGTGAATTTGGAGGCTTCAACGAAG atacaattgaaatATTTGGCAGAGGAAATGCAAGCTATTAGTAAAGGACTGGAGAAAGTAGTTCAGGAATTGACGGCATCAGAGAATGATGGGCCGGTGTCAGTAAACTTCTGCCAG ATACTAAAGGAATTTCTTTCTAATGGTGAAGCTGAAGTGAGGGCTTTGGCTCAACTTTATGCTAATGTG GGTAGAAATGCAGATGCATTGGCTCTGTACTTCGGAGAAGATCCAGCACGTGTCCCATTTGAACAAG TTGTATCTACTCTGCTCAACTTTGTGAGGATGTTCGTCAAAGCGCATGAAGAAAACTGTAAGCAGATGGAATCCGATAAGAAGAAAGCGGAGAAGGAAGCAGAAAACGAGAAGGTGAAGATAACTCATAAGGAGTCAGAAAATGTGATGCATCCGGCCATCAAAAGTGCGGATATCAATTCAACAGATGCATTTTCTTAA